From Salarias fasciatus chromosome 12, fSalaFa1.1, whole genome shotgun sequence, the proteins below share one genomic window:
- the rasgrf2b gene encoding ras-specific guanine nucleotide-releasing factor 2 isoform X1, translating into MQKSVRYNEGHALFLSAVARKEGTKRGYLSKKTTENSRWHEKFFALYQNILFYFENEQSARPAGIYLLEGCTCERAPAPKMSTTGKEAMEKQHYFLIVFGHDGQKPLELRTEEETECDEWVEAIQQASYSDIIIEREVLMQKYIHLVQIVETEKVAANQLRTQLEDQDTEIERLKAEIVALNKTKERMRPYHVYHETEDPDIKKIKKVQSFMRGWLCRRKWKIIVQDYICSPHAESMRKRNQIVFNMVEAETEYVHQLYILVNCFLRPLRMAASSKKPPISHDDVSSIFLNSETIMFLHEIFHQGLKARIANWPTLVLADLFDILLPMLNIYQEFVRNHQYSLQVLANCKQNRDFDKLLKQYESNAACEGRMLETFLTYPMFQIPRYIITLHELLAHTPHEHVERKSLEFAKSKLEELSRVMHDEVSDTENIRKNLAIERMIVEGCDILLDTSQTFVRQGSLIQLPSVERGKLSKVRLGSLSLKKEGERQCFLFTKHFLVCTRSSGGKLHLLKQGGVLSLIDCTLIEEPDANDEESKSGGQVFGQLDFKLVVEPSDSPSFTVVLLAPSRQEKAAWTSDISQCIDNIRCNGLMTSVFEENSKVTVPYMIKSDVRLHKDDVDICFSKTLNSCKVPQIRYASVERLLERLTDLRFLSIDFLNTFLHTYRIFTTAMVVMDKLADIYKKPFSSIPIRARYHSFDRLSISSICPDYNLKIKKIAMDQSKSLELFFATNQNNRSGEHINDKSPRLCRKFSSPPPLSIPSRTSSPVRTRKLSLHSPITGRVGGLDLTSPLSNPTANHNSSQSAASSPTSAHTPQTPTPQTPTPTATSPPPPPSSTSPPPSNSKSPQEQVPPVPSSPDQSPGPAAESEEVPRIDPFGGKLRRSIRRTVLESVSLEKIIPESPQSSEAGDMSPCRSPSTPRHLRYRQPGGQSGENSRCSVSPASAFAIATAAAGHGTSPVFTNSERTCDKEFIIRRAATNRVLNVLRHWVSKHSQDFEMNGELKMSVICLLEEVLRDPDLLPQERKATANILSGLSQDEQDDAQLRIEDILQMADCPKAECFESLSAMELAEQITLLDHIVFRSIPYEEFLGQGWMKVDKTERTPYIMKTSQHFNDMSNLVASQIMTHTDVGSRANSIEKWVAVADICRCLNNYNGVLEITSALNRSAIYRLKKTWAKVSKQTKALMDKLQKTVSSEGRFKNLRETLKNCNPPCVPYLGMYLTDLAFIEEGTPNFTEDGLVNFSKMRMISHIIREIRQFQQTPYRIEHQAKVTQYLLDKTLIMDEDTLYDLSLKIEPRLPA; encoded by the exons CATTACTTTCTCATCGTGTTTGGTCATGATGGGCAGAAGCCTCTGGAGCTGCGGACTGAGGAGGAGACTGAGTGCGATGAATGGGTGGAAGCCATCCAGCAGGCCAG CTACTCGGATATCATCATCGAGCGAGAGGTGCTGATGCAGAAGTACATCCACCTCGTGCAGATCGTGGAGACGGAGAAGGTGGCGGCCAATCAGCTGCGAACTCAGCTGGAGGATCAGGACACTGAAATCGAGAGGCTCAAAGCAGAG ATCGTAGCTCTGAACAAAACTAAGGAGCGAATGCGGCCGTACCACGTCTACCATGAAACCGAAGACCCGGATATCAAAAAGATCAAAAAG GTGCAGAGTTTCATGCGAGGCTGGCTGTGTCGCAGGAAGTGGAAGATCATCGTTCAGGACTACATCTGCTCCCCTCACGCTGAGAGCATGAGGAAGAGGAACCAGATTGTCTTCAACATGGTGGAAGCAGAGACAGA GTACGTCCACCAGCTCTACATCCTGGTCAACTGTTTTCTCAGACCGCTCAGGATGGCAGCCAGCTCCAAGAAACCTCCCATCAGCCACGACGACGTCAGCAGCATCTTCCTCAACAG TGAGACCATCATGTTTCTACATGAGATCTTCCACCAGGGTTTGAAGGCCAGGATAGCCAACTGGCCAACGCTGGTGCTGG CTGATCTATTTGACATCCTGCTTCCAATGCTGAACATCTACCAGGAGTTTGTGCGAAACCATCAGTACAGCCTGCAAGTTTTGGCCAACTGCAAGCAGAACAGAGACTTCGACAAGCTGCTCAAGCAGTACGAGTCCAACGCCGCCTGTGAGGGAAGGATGCTGGAGACCTTCCTGACATATCCCATGTTCCAG ATTCCTCGTTACATCATTACCCTGCATGAACTGTTGGCCCACACGCCCCACGAGCACGTGGAGCGGAAGAGTCTTGAATTTGCCAAATCCAAACTGGAGGAATTGTCCAG AGTGATGCACGATGAGGTGAGCGACACAGAAAACATCCGGAAGAACTTGGCCATAGAGAGGATGATCGTGGAAGGCTGTGACATTCTGCTGGACACCAGCCAGACCTTCGTCAGGCAGG GCTCGCTGATCCAGCTGCCGTCAGTGGAGAGAGGCAAGCTGAGTAAGGTCCGTcttggctctctctctctgaagaaAGAAGGGGAACGACAGTGCTTTCTCTTCACCAAGCACTTCCTTGTCTGCACGCGAAGCTCTGGTGGGAAATTGCACCTTCTTAAG CAAGGTGGTGTTTTGTCTCTAATTGACTGCACTCTTATAGAAGAACCGGATGCCAACGATGAGGAGT CTAAATCTGGTGGTCAGGTGTTTGGTCAACTGGATTTTAAGCTCGTAGTCGAGCCCTCAGACTCCCCCTCGTTCACTGTGGTATTATTGGCGCCATCTCGCCAGGAGAAGGCTGCGTGGACCAGTGATATCAgccag TGCATAGACAATATTCGCTGTAATGGCCTGATGACCAGTGTGTTTGAGGAAAACTCTAAAGTCACTGTGCCTTACATGATTAA ATCCGATGTGCGTCTCCATAAAGATGATGTTGACATTTGCTTCAGCAAGACGCTCAACTCCTGCAAGGTCCCCCAGATCCGCTACGCCAGCGTGGAGCGGCTGTTGGAGAGGCTGACCGACCTGCGCTTCCTGTCCATTGACTTCCTCAACACCTTCCTGCACACATACAGGATCTTCACCACAGCGATGGTGGTCATGGACAAACTGGCTGACATCTACAAGAAGCCCTTCTCCTCCATACCGATCAG GGCGCGGTACCACTCATTTGACCGTCTGTCCATCTCATCCATCTGTCCCGACTACAATCTGAAGATCAAGAAGATAGCCATGGATCAGTCCAA ATCCTTGGAGTTATTTTTTGCCACCAATCAAAACAACAGAAGTGGTGAGCACATAAACGACAAGTCTCCTCGCCTCTGCCGCAAGTtctcctctccgccgccgctgtcCATCCCGTCCCGCACCTCCTCCCCCGTCCGAACGCGGAAGctctccctccactcccccatCACCGGCAGGGTGGGAGGACTGGACCTGACCAGCCCCCTGTCCAACCCCACCgccaaccacaactcctcccAGTCGGCGGCCAGCAGCCCCACCTCCGCCCACACCCCCCAGACCCCGACGCCCCAGACCCCGACTCCGACCGCCACCTCCCCTCCACCGCCACCCTCCTCCACTTCCCCGCCGCCCAGCAACTCCAAGTCGCCGCAGGAGCAGGTCCCTCCCGTTCCCTCGTCCCCTGACCAGAGccccggtccggctgcggagaGCGAGGAGGTGCCCCGGATCGACCCCTTCGGCGGGAAACTGCGGCGGAGCATCCGCAGAA CTGTGCTGGAATCTGTGTCCCTGGAGAAAATCATCCCAGAATCTCCTCAGAGCAGCGAAGCAGGGGATATGTCTCCATGTCGCTCTCCTTCCACCCCTCGGCACCTCCGCTACAGACAGCCCGGAG GCCAGTCGGGGGAGAACTCCCGTTGCTCCGTCTCTCCCGCCTCAGCCTTCGCTatagccacagcagcagcaggacatgGTACCTCACCAG TGTTTACCAACTCTGAAAGAACCTGCGACAAAGAGTTCATCATCCGCCGAGCTGCGACTAACAGAGTTCTCAACGTGCTGCGCCACTGGGTGTCCAAACACTCCCAG GACTTTGAGATGAACGGGGAGCTGAAGATGTCGGTGATCTGTCTCTTGGAGGAGGtgctgagagacccagacctcCTGCCTCAGGAGAGGAAAGCCACCGCCAACATACTGAG TGGCCTTTCTCAAGATGAGCAGGACGACGCCCAGCTGAGGATAGAGGACATCTTACAGATG gcggACTGTCCCAAGGCAGAGTGTTTTGAGTCTCTCTCTGCGATGGAGCTGGCTGAGCAGATCACTCTGCTGGATCACATCGTCTTCAGGAGCATCCCTTATGA AGAGTTCCTGGGTCAGGGGTGGATGAAGGTCGACAAGACGGAGAGGACTCCCTACATCATGAAGACTAGCCAACATTTTAACGAT atgAGTAACCTGGTGGCATCACAGATTATGACCCACACCGACGTGGGCTCCAGGGCCAACTCCATCGAGAAGTGGGTTGCCGTGGCGGATATCTGTCGCTGTCTGAACAACTACAACGGCGTCCTGGAGATCACGTCCGCACTCAACCGCAGTGCCATCTACCGCTTGAAGAAGACCTGGGCGAAAGTCAGCAAACAG ACGAAAGCCCTGATGGACAAACTGCAGAAGACCGTCTCCTCCGAGGGGAGGTTTAAAAACCTGAGGGAGACGCTGAAAAA ctgcaACCCTCCATGTGTGCCATACCTGGGAATGTACCTGACAGATCTGGCCTTTATTGAAGAGGGAACCCCAAACTTCACCGAGGATGGTCTGGTTAACTTCTCCAAAATGAGGATG atATCCCACATCATCAGAGAGATCCGACAGTTCCAGCAGACGCCGTACAGAATAGAGCATCAAGCCAAG GTGACCCAGTACCTCCTGGATAAGACTCTGATCATGGATGAGGACACACTCTACGATCTGTCGCTGAAGATCGAGCCCAGGCTCCCTGCCTGA
- the rasgrf2b gene encoding ras-specific guanine nucleotide-releasing factor 2 isoform X2 — MQKSVRYNEGHALFLSAVARKEGTKRGYLSKKTTENSRWHEKFFALYQNILFYFENEQSARPAGIYLLEGCTCERAPAPKMSTTGKEAMEKQHYFLIVFGHDGQKPLELRTEEETECDEWVEAIQQASYSDIIIEREVLMQKYIHLVQIVETEKVAANQLRTQLEDQDTEIERLKAEIVALNKTKERMRPYHVYHETEDPDIKKIKKVQSFMRGWLCRRKWKIIVQDYICSPHAESMRKRNQIVFNMVEAETEYVHQLYILVNCFLRPLRMAASSKKPPISHDDVSSIFLNSETIMFLHEIFHQGLKARIANWPTLVLADLFDILLPMLNIYQEFVRNHQYSLQVLANCKQNRDFDKLLKQYESNAACEGRMLETFLTYPMFQIPRYIITLHELLAHTPHEHVERKSLEFAKSKLEELSRVMHDEVSDTENIRKNLAIERMIVEGCDILLDTSQTFVRQGSLIQLPSVERGKLSKVRLGSLSLKKEGERQCFLFTKHFLVCTRSSGGKLHLLKQGGVLSLIDCTLIEEPDANDEESKSGGQVFGQLDFKLVVEPSDSPSFTVVLLAPSRQEKAAWTSDISQCIDNIRCNGLMTSVFEENSKVTVPYMIKSDVRLHKDDVDICFSKTLNSCKVPQIRYASVERLLERLTDLRFLSIDFLNTFLHTYRIFTTAMVVMDKLADIYKKPFSSIPIRSLELFFATNQNNRSGEHINDKSPRLCRKFSSPPPLSIPSRTSSPVRTRKLSLHSPITGRVGGLDLTSPLSNPTANHNSSQSAASSPTSAHTPQTPTPQTPTPTATSPPPPPSSTSPPPSNSKSPQEQVPPVPSSPDQSPGPAAESEEVPRIDPFGGKLRRSIRRTVLESVSLEKIIPESPQSSEAGDMSPCRSPSTPRHLRYRQPGGQSGENSRCSVSPASAFAIATAAAGHGTSPVFTNSERTCDKEFIIRRAATNRVLNVLRHWVSKHSQDFEMNGELKMSVICLLEEVLRDPDLLPQERKATANILSGLSQDEQDDAQLRIEDILQMADCPKAECFESLSAMELAEQITLLDHIVFRSIPYEEFLGQGWMKVDKTERTPYIMKTSQHFNDMSNLVASQIMTHTDVGSRANSIEKWVAVADICRCLNNYNGVLEITSALNRSAIYRLKKTWAKVSKQTKALMDKLQKTVSSEGRFKNLRETLKNCNPPCVPYLGMYLTDLAFIEEGTPNFTEDGLVNFSKMRMISHIIREIRQFQQTPYRIEHQAKVTQYLLDKTLIMDEDTLYDLSLKIEPRLPA, encoded by the exons CATTACTTTCTCATCGTGTTTGGTCATGATGGGCAGAAGCCTCTGGAGCTGCGGACTGAGGAGGAGACTGAGTGCGATGAATGGGTGGAAGCCATCCAGCAGGCCAG CTACTCGGATATCATCATCGAGCGAGAGGTGCTGATGCAGAAGTACATCCACCTCGTGCAGATCGTGGAGACGGAGAAGGTGGCGGCCAATCAGCTGCGAACTCAGCTGGAGGATCAGGACACTGAAATCGAGAGGCTCAAAGCAGAG ATCGTAGCTCTGAACAAAACTAAGGAGCGAATGCGGCCGTACCACGTCTACCATGAAACCGAAGACCCGGATATCAAAAAGATCAAAAAG GTGCAGAGTTTCATGCGAGGCTGGCTGTGTCGCAGGAAGTGGAAGATCATCGTTCAGGACTACATCTGCTCCCCTCACGCTGAGAGCATGAGGAAGAGGAACCAGATTGTCTTCAACATGGTGGAAGCAGAGACAGA GTACGTCCACCAGCTCTACATCCTGGTCAACTGTTTTCTCAGACCGCTCAGGATGGCAGCCAGCTCCAAGAAACCTCCCATCAGCCACGACGACGTCAGCAGCATCTTCCTCAACAG TGAGACCATCATGTTTCTACATGAGATCTTCCACCAGGGTTTGAAGGCCAGGATAGCCAACTGGCCAACGCTGGTGCTGG CTGATCTATTTGACATCCTGCTTCCAATGCTGAACATCTACCAGGAGTTTGTGCGAAACCATCAGTACAGCCTGCAAGTTTTGGCCAACTGCAAGCAGAACAGAGACTTCGACAAGCTGCTCAAGCAGTACGAGTCCAACGCCGCCTGTGAGGGAAGGATGCTGGAGACCTTCCTGACATATCCCATGTTCCAG ATTCCTCGTTACATCATTACCCTGCATGAACTGTTGGCCCACACGCCCCACGAGCACGTGGAGCGGAAGAGTCTTGAATTTGCCAAATCCAAACTGGAGGAATTGTCCAG AGTGATGCACGATGAGGTGAGCGACACAGAAAACATCCGGAAGAACTTGGCCATAGAGAGGATGATCGTGGAAGGCTGTGACATTCTGCTGGACACCAGCCAGACCTTCGTCAGGCAGG GCTCGCTGATCCAGCTGCCGTCAGTGGAGAGAGGCAAGCTGAGTAAGGTCCGTcttggctctctctctctgaagaaAGAAGGGGAACGACAGTGCTTTCTCTTCACCAAGCACTTCCTTGTCTGCACGCGAAGCTCTGGTGGGAAATTGCACCTTCTTAAG CAAGGTGGTGTTTTGTCTCTAATTGACTGCACTCTTATAGAAGAACCGGATGCCAACGATGAGGAGT CTAAATCTGGTGGTCAGGTGTTTGGTCAACTGGATTTTAAGCTCGTAGTCGAGCCCTCAGACTCCCCCTCGTTCACTGTGGTATTATTGGCGCCATCTCGCCAGGAGAAGGCTGCGTGGACCAGTGATATCAgccag TGCATAGACAATATTCGCTGTAATGGCCTGATGACCAGTGTGTTTGAGGAAAACTCTAAAGTCACTGTGCCTTACATGATTAA ATCCGATGTGCGTCTCCATAAAGATGATGTTGACATTTGCTTCAGCAAGACGCTCAACTCCTGCAAGGTCCCCCAGATCCGCTACGCCAGCGTGGAGCGGCTGTTGGAGAGGCTGACCGACCTGCGCTTCCTGTCCATTGACTTCCTCAACACCTTCCTGCACACATACAGGATCTTCACCACAGCGATGGTGGTCATGGACAAACTGGCTGACATCTACAAGAAGCCCTTCTCCTCCATACCGATCAG ATCCTTGGAGTTATTTTTTGCCACCAATCAAAACAACAGAAGTGGTGAGCACATAAACGACAAGTCTCCTCGCCTCTGCCGCAAGTtctcctctccgccgccgctgtcCATCCCGTCCCGCACCTCCTCCCCCGTCCGAACGCGGAAGctctccctccactcccccatCACCGGCAGGGTGGGAGGACTGGACCTGACCAGCCCCCTGTCCAACCCCACCgccaaccacaactcctcccAGTCGGCGGCCAGCAGCCCCACCTCCGCCCACACCCCCCAGACCCCGACGCCCCAGACCCCGACTCCGACCGCCACCTCCCCTCCACCGCCACCCTCCTCCACTTCCCCGCCGCCCAGCAACTCCAAGTCGCCGCAGGAGCAGGTCCCTCCCGTTCCCTCGTCCCCTGACCAGAGccccggtccggctgcggagaGCGAGGAGGTGCCCCGGATCGACCCCTTCGGCGGGAAACTGCGGCGGAGCATCCGCAGAA CTGTGCTGGAATCTGTGTCCCTGGAGAAAATCATCCCAGAATCTCCTCAGAGCAGCGAAGCAGGGGATATGTCTCCATGTCGCTCTCCTTCCACCCCTCGGCACCTCCGCTACAGACAGCCCGGAG GCCAGTCGGGGGAGAACTCCCGTTGCTCCGTCTCTCCCGCCTCAGCCTTCGCTatagccacagcagcagcaggacatgGTACCTCACCAG TGTTTACCAACTCTGAAAGAACCTGCGACAAAGAGTTCATCATCCGCCGAGCTGCGACTAACAGAGTTCTCAACGTGCTGCGCCACTGGGTGTCCAAACACTCCCAG GACTTTGAGATGAACGGGGAGCTGAAGATGTCGGTGATCTGTCTCTTGGAGGAGGtgctgagagacccagacctcCTGCCTCAGGAGAGGAAAGCCACCGCCAACATACTGAG TGGCCTTTCTCAAGATGAGCAGGACGACGCCCAGCTGAGGATAGAGGACATCTTACAGATG gcggACTGTCCCAAGGCAGAGTGTTTTGAGTCTCTCTCTGCGATGGAGCTGGCTGAGCAGATCACTCTGCTGGATCACATCGTCTTCAGGAGCATCCCTTATGA AGAGTTCCTGGGTCAGGGGTGGATGAAGGTCGACAAGACGGAGAGGACTCCCTACATCATGAAGACTAGCCAACATTTTAACGAT atgAGTAACCTGGTGGCATCACAGATTATGACCCACACCGACGTGGGCTCCAGGGCCAACTCCATCGAGAAGTGGGTTGCCGTGGCGGATATCTGTCGCTGTCTGAACAACTACAACGGCGTCCTGGAGATCACGTCCGCACTCAACCGCAGTGCCATCTACCGCTTGAAGAAGACCTGGGCGAAAGTCAGCAAACAG ACGAAAGCCCTGATGGACAAACTGCAGAAGACCGTCTCCTCCGAGGGGAGGTTTAAAAACCTGAGGGAGACGCTGAAAAA ctgcaACCCTCCATGTGTGCCATACCTGGGAATGTACCTGACAGATCTGGCCTTTATTGAAGAGGGAACCCCAAACTTCACCGAGGATGGTCTGGTTAACTTCTCCAAAATGAGGATG atATCCCACATCATCAGAGAGATCCGACAGTTCCAGCAGACGCCGTACAGAATAGAGCATCAAGCCAAG GTGACCCAGTACCTCCTGGATAAGACTCTGATCATGGATGAGGACACACTCTACGATCTGTCGCTGAAGATCGAGCCCAGGCTCCCTGCCTGA